The Acidobacteriota bacterium genome has a segment encoding these proteins:
- a CDS encoding TolC family protein, translated as MKPIQSIIMSVVALTLTACAPVQRYHPEPLSPPATATELESRTLSNAGLKQFIEKNLGHPLAAWPLRKWSLNELALAAYYFNPQMQVARAQAEAAQAAIITAGMRPNPTVSLTPGIPSPYLLDFHFNVPVQTAGRRGYKIKQARALSQAARFNLAATAWKVRSGVRAALVNYFFDREQAELAHAEENLRVLQVHGLSVRLVAGEISRPTAAAAETSLLNARLATRVAEGRILQDHAALAAAVGVPERALDGIRLDWPGFAHPPTTASLSPQMIQREAVLNRLDIRQALAEYAAAEAALQLEIARQHPNLQIGPGYTFEEGGNFFTTGLAAVLPIFNRNQGPIAQAEAGRKLAGAQFMAVQSQTIAQSEAALARYRSALAEWQDAQKSVRQIRGVLDPLSRQSVTVGEADWLALNGVRLESVAAAGVALQSLNQAQQALGQLEDAVQRPLGPGEAAPLAIPKSNSQTPQKEAP; from the coding sequence ATGAAGCCTATCCAATCCATTATCATGAGCGTCGTAGCGTTGACGTTGACCGCTTGCGCGCCAGTCCAGCGCTATCATCCCGAGCCGCTTTCGCCTCCCGCGACGGCGACAGAACTTGAAAGCCGCACGCTTAGCAATGCCGGGCTTAAGCAATTCATAGAGAAGAATCTCGGTCACCCGCTCGCCGCATGGCCACTCAGGAAATGGAGCCTGAACGAGCTGGCCCTCGCCGCTTATTACTTCAATCCACAAATGCAAGTTGCCCGCGCTCAGGCGGAAGCGGCGCAGGCCGCCATCATTACCGCGGGCATGCGGCCGAATCCAACGGTGAGCTTGACTCCTGGCATCCCCAGCCCTTACCTGTTGGATTTCCATTTCAATGTACCGGTCCAGACGGCAGGGCGCCGGGGTTACAAAATCAAGCAAGCCAGGGCGCTCAGCCAAGCGGCGCGCTTCAACTTGGCCGCCACGGCATGGAAGGTGCGCAGCGGCGTCCGAGCGGCGCTGGTGAATTACTTCTTCGACCGGGAGCAGGCAGAACTCGCTCACGCCGAGGAGAACCTGCGCGTCCTGCAAGTTCATGGCCTCAGCGTGCGGTTGGTGGCGGGCGAGATCTCGCGTCCCACCGCGGCTGCCGCCGAGACAAGCCTTCTCAATGCACGATTGGCCACGCGCGTCGCGGAGGGCCGTATCTTGCAGGACCACGCCGCGCTCGCCGCGGCGGTCGGCGTGCCGGAACGGGCGCTTGACGGTATCCGGCTGGACTGGCCGGGATTCGCCCATCCGCCCACCACCGCATCGCTTTCGCCCCAGATGATCCAACGCGAAGCCGTGCTCAACCGCTTGGACATCCGGCAAGCTCTGGCCGAATACGCGGCCGCGGAGGCCGCTCTCCAGCTTGAAATTGCCCGGCAGCATCCAAACCTCCAGATTGGGCCAGGCTACACATTTGAGGAAGGCGGCAATTTCTTCACGACCGGACTCGCGGCGGTGCTGCCGATCTTCAATCGAAATCAGGGCCCGATTGCGCAGGCCGAGGCCGGGCGCAAGCTGGCAGGAGCTCAGTTCATGGCGGTGCAGTCGCAGACGATCGCCCAGAGTGAAGCGGCGCTCGCGCGCTATCGCTCAGCGCTCGCCGAATGGCAAGATGCGCAGAAGTCCGTCCGCCAGATTCGCGGCGTCCTCGATCCACTGTCGCGGCAATCGGTCACTGTGGGCGAAGCGGACTGGCTGGCGCTCAACGGCGTCCGGCTGGAAAGCGTTGCCGCGGCCGGCGTGGCGCTCCAGTCCCTGAATCAGGCGCAACAGGCGCTAGGCCAGCTCGAAGACGCCGTCCAGCGACCGCTGGGGCCGGGCGAGGCCGCACCCCTAGCTATCCCGAAATCGAATTCGCAAACACCTCAAAAGGAGGCGCCATGA
- a CDS encoding type II toxin-antitoxin system ParD family antitoxin produces MPITLRPEHERLISEALRSGAYQSPEEVIKRALELLRDRDAWLAENRAKIEEGYAAAQRGELIDGDQVRAQMDERKRAWLAEQRKA; encoded by the coding sequence ATGCCTATCACCCTGCGTCCGGAGCACGAACGGCTCATTTCCGAGGCGTTGCGTTCCGGCGCCTACCAGAGTCCCGAAGAGGTTATCAAGCGGGCGCTGGAACTGCTCCGCGACCGAGACGCATGGCTCGCCGAGAATCGCGCCAAGATCGAAGAAGGTTACGCTGCCGCTCAGCGAGGAGAACTCATCGACGGCGACCAAGTCCGCGCCCAAATGGACGAGAGAAAACGTGCCTGGCTGGCTGAACAGCGAAAGGCATGA
- a CDS encoding type II toxin-antitoxin system RelE/ParE family toxin: MSDYQFTPQAVDDLFEIWIYIAHDNLEAANQVEDAVYKACAFLAEGPLRGQTREDLTKLPLRFWTVQAFPNYIIVYDPATHPLQIIRILHGSRDILAILGEGNP; this comes from the coding sequence ATGAGCGACTATCAGTTCACGCCTCAAGCAGTTGATGATCTTTTTGAAATCTGGATTTACATCGCCCACGACAATCTTGAAGCGGCTAACCAAGTGGAAGACGCCGTTTACAAAGCTTGCGCCTTCCTGGCCGAAGGGCCTCTGCGCGGGCAGACCCGTGAGGATTTGACGAAGCTTCCGCTTCGGTTTTGGACGGTCCAAGCCTTTCCGAATTACATTATCGTGTACGATCCCGCGACCCACCCTTTGCAAATCATCCGCATCCTTCACGGCAGTCGGGACATTCTGGCGATTCTCGGAGAGGGTAACCCGTAA